The Anolis sagrei isolate rAnoSag1 chromosome 10, rAnoSag1.mat, whole genome shotgun sequence genome has a window encoding:
- the LOC132765054 gene encoding heat shock transcription factor, Y-linked-like: MAAAEKSYLSDKGDQDLDLPPGQAEEDRIHSAISLSSTPLHDKTAAGDSALRSMIEENAFQALSDAPWPKRPRLSLCDDGSLEDSDFLSLTFPKKLWKIVESEHFKSLWWDEDGTCVVIDEELFKKEVLERKGPLRIFETDCMKSFIRQLNLYGFSKMRQNFQRSASLVEFLAEEKAAYAFSKLQFYHNPNFKKGCPHLLARCKRRVGIKNTPPIAFSLEEDFHERPRTPDGPAPRENDLHAASPREKMPKSGLRKLAASKALASAAIRLRSGYSASSPAPLRASEQGPATEDNESPKGQLAPFHVPPHGSHARVNTHEIDSTTTTSATSLYHVLPPVPNTPFAPVMGLPAFPTMYPDLSAMQAHWASLLPFCNPWFSMPMIAAASAISMSRSSHHHRTPSYHHCPNCNCASNATAASKGVGPTATEYSGYHR, from the exons ACCTGAGCGACAAGGGCGACCAGGACCTGGACCTTCCTCCTGGCCAAGCCGAAGAGGACAGGATCCACTCCGCCATCTCCCTTTCCTCGACTCCGCTGCACGACAAGACGGCGGCTGGCGACTCGGCCTTGAGGTCCATGATCGAGGAGAATGCCTTCCAAGCGCTGAGCGACGCTCCCTGGCCAAAGAGACCCCGGCTCTCCCTCTGCGACGACGGCTCTCTCGAGGACAGCGACTTCCTCTCCCTCACCTTCCCCAAAAAGCTCTGGAAGATTGTGGAGAGCGAGCACTTCAAGTCCCTGTGGTGGGACGAGGACGGGACGTGCGTCGTGATCGACGAGGAGCTCTTCAAGAAAGAGGTCCTGGAGAGGAAGGGTCCCCTGCGCATTTTCGAAACGGATTGCATGAAGAGCTTCATCCGACAGCTCAACCTCTACGGCTTCAGCAAGATGAGGCAGAACTTCCAGAGATCGGCCTCCCTTGTGGAATTCTTGGCCGAAGAAAAGGCGGCCTACGCCTTCAGCAAG TTACAGTTTTACCATAACCCAAATTTTAAGAAAGGTTGTCCTCACCTCCTTGCAAGATGCAAGAGAAGAGTCGGGATCAAGAACACGCCGCCCATCGCTTTCTCCTTGGAGGAGGACTTCCACGAGAGACCACGGACCCCCGACGGGCCTGCTCCCAGGGAGAACGACCTCCACGCCGCCTCCCCGCGGGAGAAAATGCCCAAATCGGGGCTGCGGAAACTGGCCGCGAGCAAAGCCCTTGCCAGTGCGGCCATCCGGCTGAGGAGCGGCTATTCGGCCTCCTCTCCCGCTCCCCTGAGGGCTTCGGAGCAAGGTCCCGCCACCGAGGACAACGAGTCCCCCAAAGGCCAGCTGGCGCCTTTCCACGTCCCCCCGCACGGCAGCCACGCTCGGGTCAACACCCACGAAATAgactccaccaccaccacctccgcCACCTCCTTGTACCACGTCCTGCCGCCGGTTCCCAACACCCCCTTTGCCCCCGTGATGGGGCTGCCGGCCTTCCCCACCATGTACCCAGACTTGTCAGCCATGCAGGCCCACTGGGCCAGCCTGCTGCCGTTTTGCAACCCGTGGTTCTCCATGCCGATGATAGCCGCCGCCTCGGCCATTTCCATGTCCAGGTCCTCTCACCACCACCGAACTCCTTCGTACCACCACTGCCCGAACTGCAACTGCGCATCGAACGCCACGGCGGCTTCCAAAGGGGTCGGACCCACGGCGACGGAGTACTCGGGGTACCATCGGTGA